Genomic segment of Drosophila takahashii strain IR98-3 E-12201 chromosome X, DtakHiC1v2, whole genome shotgun sequence:
TGGTCGGAGTTGTTGACTCATCCGGGGCCCGGCGATTCATAAGCTCTGATTAGCAGGCACGCGTCACGCTAATGAGTTGTTCTTGTTcttgattccgattccgattctgtTTACGTTTATGATTCTGCTTATTTATCTTTTGCAACTGCTAATGGCCTTAATGTTGCAGCTGGTTCGAAACACTTGGTTATCAGTGGAGAGGCTAACGGTTGCAGGAACGGTTTTTAGATCAGTTGTTTGAATGATTCAATTGGAAAGTAAAAACACGACTATCGACTATTAACGTAAGACAAAAGGAATGCAAgggactgcttgcactgcttgcattcCATAAtggagtattactataaatgtTCTCATAACTTCTTAATGAATGGttcgattaaaaaaattcttttacatttcgataggttttGAGAAACACAACAAGATggcatttacacttttacaaaataagtAAGGATAAAATAAATCCTTTTAATCTAATAGTAACGgggattgttttatttattttagtccGAGATTTTAAATCTCTTTAAGGCGGACAAAAGCAGCTGACAACAAGTGACAAAAACAGTAGTTTTTTAATCCAAAACCTCCGTGTTACTCCACTCTATCTTTCAGCTGGTGTGTTTTGTTCATTAAAAGCTGATTAATTCCAACCGGTAATTGATTGCCGGGGATTAGTCGCTCTGCTCCAGATTTATTAATTGGATCTGCGGGAATTCCCAGTAGGTGTTGATACCCGTTTTCGAGTGCCAACCACCAAACACCTGCTACGAATTGAATCTAATGCGGTTTTATCGATGGCACGATAGAAGTGTCATCGAAGCTTTGACAGCTGACTGCTGCCTGTTGAGTTTGAATTTATTGGAGCCGACTTGGATGTggagaatacaaataaaataagaaaaaaatacaaagagTGGAGAACAAAAATGGGAGGCACAGAAAGGAGTTGGAGCTGTGGATCAGCGACATGTGTCGCCATGTAATGCAAATGTTATCTGCATTTCCTGTTGGGATGAATGGCAAAGCCAGGCCGTCGAATCGAGATCCCTGTCCCGAGAGCTCCTCTTCCCCACTGGAAACCCCCTCCCTCCCGAGAACCGACTGCTATTCAACATGCATGCAGCACACATGGCAGACAGTGAAGACACTAAAGACACCGAGACAGTGGAGACCCTGTTTGACAGCCAGTGGTAGTCGAGAGTCGAGTAGACGACCCATAAATCTTGCACGCAGCCCCCTTTTCCCTCCCCCCCTTTCGTCCCTCGACAAAGTGTTCATCAATCAAGCGGATAGTTTTACATAATTAAACGCATAATCAATGTTTTCACCCAGTGGCGTCACGGGAGGGGATCGAATTGCAAaattattatgaataaaaaggCAAGGAGGGGAAATTGATAGATCATTTTTACTCCAGAGCTTAtgtcattaaattaaatattaaatattgtttaatgATATCTCAAGCATTTCCTTTTCATGTATTCTGAATTATTATGAACCATTATTATGATTAGTCATTAAAATGAAAGATTGCTTTTTatggaatttcgaattgagaataatataatatattctcATAATATCTCCaatatattcattttatttctgtgttgaaaaacaaaaggatAATCTTGAATGACGAATTATTATGAACAATTGTTCTGatgaaaacaacaaataaagttATCAATTCATCTTAATCTTAAATGTCACGTCTGGTtgtataaaatcttaaaacctTTTCGATTATTGTATATGACTCAGTTATGTTGATATTGTTGATACTTTTTGCCTACGCCACTGTAAGTATATTCACCCGCCTCTCCCGCTCTTTCATTGCAGACATAGTAAAGTTTGTTCTTCCTCTGAAAAGAAGCCGGAATCCGGAGACAGCCCCAAGATTGCTCCCATCAGCACCATGAACGGCCAGGGCTGCGAGCTGGGCCACAGCAACGGGGACATCATCTCACAGAACCAACAGAAGGGATGGTGGACCATCGGCCTGATCAACGGCCAGCACAAGTACATGACCGCGGAGACCTTTGGGTTCAAGCTCAACGCCAATGGCGCCAGtctgaagaagaagcagctgtGGACGCTGGAACCCTCGAACACCGGTGAAAGTgagtgaaaaataataaactttggGGTCACCACATAACAAAATAGGATATGAATAGGTCAGGTCTGGGTCACCTTTAAAAAAGTTCTTGTTTTGTgggaatttttaattcaaaataaggaaaaattcGCCTTGATTTTTACTGATCTTTTTCAATCACAGTAAAAGTGAGTAGAAAACTATGTTTCGGGGTCACCATAGAATAAAATAGGATATGAATAGGTCAGTTCAGGGTCGCCTTTAAAAAAGCTCTAGttgttttgggattttttaattcaaaataaggAGAAATTCGCCTTGATTTTTACTAGACTCTATATTTTCAATCACAGCTGTGGCTTTCCACACGCTATTGGCCATTCGGTTTCTGGCTAATCGATGGCACaccttaacatttaaatggcaaacaatATCCATGTGCCCGTTATCTGCAGTTGGCGATAAGCATGTTAATCCCCTGGCTGCAAGtgatttttgtttcattttttgtttttgctcagCTGGGGAGTGGTGGTGGCATTACTTCGAACCAGTTACCCCGACGACTCTGGGGCTTAAGTGGCAGAGTCGAAACCATTTGCCAACCGTAATCACTATCATCGCGGCCAGTTAGTGGggtctttttcttttctttctttatttaCAACATAAATCATTTGGGGCCCGTCTGGCAGAGGCCGATATAATTCCAGTTGCACTAATTTGACGTGCTGGAGAGTAGAAAACAAAGCGCCTCACGAATTTGGCATCATTTATCAAGCGtcggctgcattggaattggaattggattTGGAGTTGGCTTTGGAGTCGGACTTGCACTTGTCCGTTGTCCGTGTCCGCTGTCCGTTGTGTCCGTGGCCAGCAATTACAATTAAAGCTGGCCAGCAACTGGTTTTTTATTCGCCGCCACTCTGGTCGTTGCCACTGgcaattaataaacattttctatAATACCAAAGCCATAAGTCAGCCGGTATTCGCAGTGGCCATTAAAATAGCTCAtccaaattgaaaatttcttgCTTGCGTTGGCTCCTGGCGCAGAGTTCCCAAATGGCTTAATAGATGATAGCATTCAAAATGTTTGGAAAGCGAGCCGAATCGAAATCGATAGCTGTTGTATATTTCTAGtcgcatttattattatgaaaaTTCGATTTAAATTCGCCCTATTCCTTCCAGGTATTATCTACTTACGATCTCATCTGAACAAGTACCTTTCGGTCGATCAGTTTGGCAACGTGCTGTGCGAGAGCGAGGAGCGGGACGCGGGCAGCCGCTTCCAGATCAGCATCAGCGAGGACGGCAGCGGCCGCTGGGCGCTGAAGAACGAGTCGCGCGGCTATTTCCTCGGCGGCACTCCGGACAAACTGGTCTGCACGGCCAAGACGCCCGGCGCCAGTGAGTTCTGGACGGTACATTTGGCTGCCCGGCCGCAGGTGAATCTGCGCTCCATCGGACGCAAGCGGTTCGCCCATCTCTCCGAGTCGCAGGACGAGATCCATGTGGACGCCAACATTCCGTGGGGCGAGGATACGCTCTTTACGCTCGAGTTTCGTGCCGAGGAGGGCGGTCGATATGCCCTGCACACGTGCAACAACAAGTGAGTAGTTCAATCGGAATTAAAAAAGTACTATCGATCTAACCTATTTCCTCAATTTCCCTTTAGATATCTGAACGCCAATGGCAAACTGCAGGTGGTTTGCAACGAGGATTGCCTGTTCAGCGCCGAATATCATGGCGGTCATCTGGCGCTGCGCGATCGCAGCGGTCAATACTTGTCGCCCATTGGCTCCAAGGCGGTACTCAAGTCGCGCTCGTCGTCGGTGACGCGGGACGAGCTCTTCTCGCTGGAGGACTCGCTGCCCCAGGCCTCGTTCATCGCGGGCCTCAATTTGCGATATGTGAGCGTGAAGCAGGGCGTCGATGTGACGGCCAACCAGGATGAGGTGGGCGAGAACGAGACGTTCCAGCTGGAGTACGACTGGTCGGCGCACCGCTGGGCCCTGCGCACCACCCAGGATCGCTACTGGTGCCTCTCGGCCGGCGGCGGCATCCAGGCCACCGGCAATCGCCGCTGCGCCGACGCCCTCTTCGAGCTCATTTGGCACGGCGACGGATCACTGTCGTTCCGGGCCAACAACGGCAAGTTCTTGGCCACCAAGCGCTCGGGCCATCTGTTCGCCACCTCGGAGTCCATCGAGGAGATAGCCAAGTTCTACTTTTACTTGATCAATAGGTTGGTAGCTTATATATTCTTACGGTTTCTGTACTCATTTGGATTCTATCCTTTAATTCACAGACCAATTCTCGTGCTGAAGTGCGAGCAGGGATTCGTGGGCTATCGCACGCCCGGCAACCTGAAGCTGGAGTGCAACAAGGCCACCTACGAGACCATCCTGGTGGAGCGCGCCCAAAAGGGGCTGGTTCACCTGAAGGCGCACAGCGGCAAGTACTGGCGCATCGAGGGCGAGAGCATCTCGGTGGACGCCGATGCGCCCAGCGATGGATTCTTCCTGGAGCTTCGCGAGCCGACCAGGATCTGCATAAGGTTCGAGGAAATCGGAATAATTGAATTGGAAACTTCTGTGCTTctattttgaattattatttgttactAATGCTGgttttatatatactttttacagATCGCAGCAGGGCAAGTATCTGGGCGCTACGAAGAACGGGGCGTTCAAGCTGCTGGACGATGGCACCGATTCGGCCACCCAGTGGGAGTTCTAGGGCGggaccacgcccactcccgAACGGGCTGCTGCACGCGTCATCAGTATCacaatcacacacacacttccCATCCAGGCGGGGATTCCCTAATTATCGATCCGCGCAACTGAAGCGCCGAGAGAAGTCGTCGCACAATGAATTTGAGATCCTAAACAGCAATTGCAACATTGAAACGAGAAAAGAAGGAGAAAAGGAGAGATGCGAGTGAATGGAGAAAATGAAAacttaaacaacaacaaacaaaaacttatatatttatatataaagatcTACGTATACATAGAAAgagagattttttttaaacaacctATTTAGCTTTTTATACGTTTTATATGAGATGAGAATATCTACGAAACAAgaacaagaaacaaattttttagcgTAGACTACGAAACGAAACTTCTGTCGCGAGTCCTTCCGTTTTATCAAATATATATCAGCAACTAGGCCAGCAAAAATGAAGAAAGACATAATGGTTATACAAGCACATCATATATACAcctaaatatacatatttgatTCGTAAAGCTTAGCGGAATAAAAAACCGGAAAAAAAGATAAGGGAAATAAGAGcaagaaaacataaataaatgaaaaaagaaaaaaaataaaaataaatcaacacaTATtcctataaatttatttatatatttatatacatattgaTATAAACGATAACACAcggacacacacatacacatacacacgaccccacacacgcacacgtACCCACATGTACCCACACACCCACAAACCCACAAACCCAAGCAAGCAATTTTAATacgcaaaacaaaatttagccACTAAGCaaaccttaaaaattaatctgtaataaaaacaaagtcaaaaattaaacatcAAATCTCTCCGTACGGCGATTTTGCAATGGAATCATCTCCACTATATCTAACATATGCATATATTGAattagttttttgttatttatttgcgtcgatttcttaattaattagtaatctttttttttttaatttgtgcacTTCAAATCGAAACAAAAAACTCAAACCAATTTAGTTGCTAAAtcttaaaatggaaattttgtatgatacatatgaaatatatacatatatacaagactcttgattattattatgggTTTGGGGTTGTTAGCCTTAAAATTGAGTTCTGGGGGTATTACGCGATGAAAGTTGGTTAAAGTGTTTTAGAAACAAACTCTCAATTCATGGCTTTTCTTCGTCAGGTTTAACGGTACAGTTTGcggaaagttttaaatttgaaatctaAATACATACATCTGGCATCACTGTTTCCAAGCGTGGGCAACTCTACGCCCAAAGCAACTCTGCATGAACCGCTATTCTATATGGCGCcaagtatttaaattaaaatttcaatatatttgttttataaactTATTACGAGAATTGCGCCGATAATCATTAccattgttttttgtaataccaTTAAAACAGTACTGCTACTgaaactatattttatttaagtagtATGTTATATTACAAGTGGATATTTATACCAATTCAGacattacattacattaaTTAATTCCCAATAGTAAATATTAAAGAGCAATCAATTTGGCCAACCGGAATAAAGGAAAGCCGCGTAATGCAATAAGTCTGAGGGTCGCCAGCTTCTGATTGACTGGCTGACAAATGGTTGGCCCCTCTTCGGAACTTTGCAACGCCCACGTTGCCACGGGCCACGGGGCCACCTGCAACGTGTGCGGAAATTGGTGCCAACTGTCATAACAAGAtggagcacacacacacacccatatACCTGTACTTATATGTATGCAATCGGTGGCAGTGGGGGCGTGGCGGTAGGCGGTGGGCGGGCACTTTGTTGGCGTCCAACTGCCTCCGTCAGGCAATAAT
This window contains:
- the sn gene encoding protein singed isoform X1, whose translation is MLILLILFAYATKPESGDSPKIAPISTMNGQGCELGHSNGDIISQNQQKGWWTIGLINGQHKYMTAETFGFKLNANGASLKKKQLWTLEPSNTGESIIYLRSHLNKYLSVDQFGNVLCESEERDAGSRFQISISEDGSGRWALKNESRGYFLGGTPDKLVCTAKTPGASEFWTVHLAARPQVNLRSIGRKRFAHLSESQDEIHVDANIPWGEDTLFTLEFRAEEGGRYALHTCNNKYLNANGKLQVVCNEDCLFSAEYHGGHLALRDRSGQYLSPIGSKAVLKSRSSSVTRDELFSLEDSLPQASFIAGLNLRYVSVKQGVDVTANQDEVGENETFQLEYDWSAHRWALRTTQDRYWCLSAGGGIQATGNRRCADALFELIWHGDGSLSFRANNGKFLATKRSGHLFATSESIEEIAKFYFYLINRPILVLKCEQGFVGYRTPGNLKLECNKATYETILVERAQKGLVHLKAHSGKYWRIEGESISVDADAPSDGFFLELREPTRICIRSQQGKYLGATKNGAFKLLDDGTDSATQWEF
- the sn gene encoding protein singed isoform X2 → MNGQGCELGHSNGDIISQNQQKGWWTIGLINGQHKYMTAETFGFKLNANGASLKKKQLWTLEPSNTGESIIYLRSHLNKYLSVDQFGNVLCESEERDAGSRFQISISEDGSGRWALKNESRGYFLGGTPDKLVCTAKTPGASEFWTVHLAARPQVNLRSIGRKRFAHLSESQDEIHVDANIPWGEDTLFTLEFRAEEGGRYALHTCNNKYLNANGKLQVVCNEDCLFSAEYHGGHLALRDRSGQYLSPIGSKAVLKSRSSSVTRDELFSLEDSLPQASFIAGLNLRYVSVKQGVDVTANQDEVGENETFQLEYDWSAHRWALRTTQDRYWCLSAGGGIQATGNRRCADALFELIWHGDGSLSFRANNGKFLATKRSGHLFATSESIEEIAKFYFYLINRPILVLKCEQGFVGYRTPGNLKLECNKATYETILVERAQKGLVHLKAHSGKYWRIEGESISVDADAPSDGFFLELREPTRICIRSQQGKYLGATKNGAFKLLDDGTDSATQWEF